In Salvelinus fontinalis isolate EN_2023a chromosome 25, ASM2944872v1, whole genome shotgun sequence, one genomic interval encodes:
- the LOC129822923 gene encoding rho guanine nucleotide exchange factor 4-like isoform X6: MGVQDKRTRPQLISDGSCVYAEALWDHVTMDDQELGFKAGDVIEVVDATNKEWWWGRILDSEGWFPASFVRLRVNQDEPMEEYLAQLEEAGAGEEDRPGVGLILGPGLPCKDQMRTNVINEIMSTERDYIKHLKDICEGYIKQCRKRIDMFTEEQLRCIFGNIEDIYRFQKKLLKGLEKKFNKEQPHLSEIGSCFLEHQTDFQIYSEYCNNHPNACVQLSRLMKTNKYVFFFEACRLLQKMIDISLDGFLLTPVQKICKYPLQLAELLKYTNPQHRDYKDVEAALNAMKNVARLINERKRRLENIDKIAQWQSSIEDWEGEDILSMSSDLIFSGELTKLSQPQAKSQQRMFFLFDHQMVYCKKDLLRRDMLYYKGRMDMDQMEVVDVEDGKEKDFNVSVKNALKLRSLAGDEVHLLCAKKPEQKQRWRRAFQDERTQVQHDLETGFSITEVQKKQAMLNACKSHPAGKPKAVTRPYYDFLLRQKHPSLPSTVPQQQVFMLAEPKRKATTFWQNIGRLTPFKK, encoded by the exons ATGGGAGTCCAGGATAAAAGGACGAGACCACAG CTGATCAGTGATGGCAGCTGTGTGTACGCCGAGGCTCTCTGGGACCATGTCACCATGGACGACCAGGAGCTGGGCTTCAAGGCGGGAGACGTCATCGAGGTAGTGGATGCCACCAACAAGGAGTGGTGGTGGGGACGCATCCTGGACAGTGAGGGCTGGTTCCCAGCTAGCTTTGTTCGG TTGCGTGTGAACCAGGATGAGCCCATGGAGGAATACCTAGCCCAGCTGgaggaggctggggctggggaagAGGACCGGCCAGGGGTGGGTCTGATCCTGGGACCAGGCCTGCCGTGTAAGGACCAGATGAGGACTAACGTTATCAATGAGATCATGAGcacagagagagactacatcaAACACCTCAAAGACATCTGTGAG GGTTACATCAAACAGTGCCGTAAGAGGATAGACATGTTCACAGAGGAGCAACTGCGGTGTATATTCGGCAACATCGAAGACATCTACCGCTTCCAGAAGAAGTTACTGAAAGGTCTGGAGAAGAAGTTCAACAAGGAGCAGCCGCACCTCAGCGAGATCGGATCCTGCTTCCTGGAACAC CAAACAGACTTCCAGATCTACTCGGAGTACTGTAACAACCACCCCAACGCCTGTGTGCAGTTGTCCAGACTGATGAAGACCAACAAGTACGTGTTCTTCTTCGAGGCCTGTCGTCTGCTGCAGAAGATGATTGACATCTCGCTGGATGGGTTCCTGCTCACGCCCGTCCAGAAGATCTGCAAGTACCCTCTGCAGCTGGCCGAGCTACTGAAATACACCAACCCACAGcatag GGACTATAAGGACGTGGAGGCTGCCTTGAACGCCATGAAGAACGTGGCCAGGCTGATCAACGAGAGGAAGCGGCGCCTGGAGAACATCGACAAGATCGCCCAATGGCAGAGCTCCATAGAGGACTGGGAG GGAGAAGACATCCTCAGTATGAGTTCAGATCTGATCTTCTCTGGAGAGCTGACAAAACTCTCCCAGCCTCAGGCCAAGAGCCAGCAGCGCATGTTCTTCCTCTTCGACCACCAGATGGTCTACTGCAAAAAG GACCTCCTGCGCAGGGACATGCTGTACTATAAGGGTCGTATGGACATGGACCAGATGGAGGTGGTGGATGTGGAGGATGGGAAGGAGAAGGACTTCAACGTGTCGGTGAAGAACGCTCTGAAGCTGCGCTCGCTGGCGGGGGACGAGGTCCACCTGTTGTGTGCCAAGAAGCCTGAGCAGAAACAACGCTGGCGCCGAGCCTTCCAGGACGAGAGGACGCAGGTGCAGCACGACCTCGAAACAG GATTCTCCATCACTGAGGTCCAGAAGAAACAGGCCATGCTGAACGCCTGCAAAAGCCATCCAGCTGGGAAGCCCAAAG cggTGACCCGGCCCTACTATGACTTCCTGCTGCGTCAGAAGCACCCGTCTTTGCCCAGCACCGTTCCCCAGCAGCAGGTCTTCATGCTGGCTGAGCCCAAACGCAAGGCAACCACCTTCTGGCAAAACATCGGCAGACTGACGCCTTTCAAGAAGTGA